The sequence CGCGGCACCGCTGTCGGGCTGTGACGCCCGTACCAGACGGGCGATCCGCTCCTCCAGGGCGGCGTGGAACCCGCACAGGGCGGTGCGAACCCCGGGCGTGAGCCGGAATGCGGCCGCGATGGGCGTCTGCAGCACCCCTGGACGCAATGGACGGGCCTGACGCAATGCCTGCAGAGCGAGACGCAGGGTGAGCAGATCTTGATAGCGCTCAGAGAAGGCATAGGGGGCCGGCGGGACGAAATCCGGATCGTCGCTGACGAAGCGCGCCGCCTCCCAGGCAACCGGGCGCAACTGCCGCAGAGCGGTTTCGACCGCCCGAATACGGGCATCGAGAACGGCGGTTCCCAGATTCCGCGCCAGCCGTGCCAGCACCGGTTCGCGCACTGGCGGCGGCCGATCGGCCCCGGCCAACGCGTCGAAGAACAATCCCGCCCCGGCCAGATCGAGGGGAACCGGCTGACCGCCGGCCATCGCGGTCAGCCAGACCGCTTCCTGCGCCAGCAGCCCCGCCAGCCCAAACTGCAGTCGCTGGATCTGGTAACGGCTTTCGAAACGTTCACGCAGACGCGCAAACGCATCGGGCGCGACCGTCAGCCACGAGGCGTGGATATCACGGTTCTCCAGAAACCGGTAGCGGTATTCGAAATCCCGGACACTGTCCCGGTGCAGACGGATCAGTCCACCATCATGGTGCTGGAAATGATAGACGGCATCGTCAAACTGAACCGCCACATGACCACCACTGGCATTGCCTTCGGCGGCCACGATATAAAGGTAGCCGAGCTGCGACTGCCGCTCCTCAGTCAGGGCGGTGAGCGGCAACCACAGAAGCCACCACAACAGACGGACGGTCATTCCGCCCGGCCGTCAATCCCCTTCCCTGACGTACACCTTGCCCTGGTAACCCTTGTCGATGTCCTGGATCTTGGCATAATCATCGCCGGCCAGATTCTTTTTGAAGGTTTCATATTCGATCCCCTCGAGACCGGCCTTGCGAAGCCCTTGACCGATACCATAGAAAGTCGCTGGATGATTCTCCCAGTCGGGAATGCCGATCCGTGCGGCGATCTCCGCAAGCCCTTTGCGGAAACGTTCGATGTCCGTCTCCTTCGCGGTGGAACGAACATAGGCCGAGGTGTAGTCAGCCACCTCCTCCTGATATTTTTTCTCCTTCGCCGGAGACGAGCTGTCGCTGCTCCAGGAAAAGGGACTGGAAACGCTCTTGGAAAACACCTTGCTGCTTTCGGAGAAGGAACAGGCGGTCAACAGCAGCAACAGAACCGCCAGCGGAACCCAGGCGCGCGTTACGACAGGCATGGCCACTCCCTGAAAGTTAAGAAAAAGCCTATCTATGATACCCGTCCAAACACCGACAGCACCATTTGGATGACGGTAAAAACCGCTTTCGTTCCTTCTTTTTACGTATACTCAAGGACAGATTCGAACTTTTTCCCGATATGGCCAATTTCAAGACCCACCTCGGCGCCGCCACCCTGATCAGCGGCGCGGCAGCGACCACGGTCGCCGATATCGGCCTGGTGGATGCCCACCAAGCCCCGCTCCTGTTCGCACTTGGGGTTTTGGGCGGGCTGCTACCGGACATCGACGCCGACAACTCCACGCCGGTGCGACTGGTCTTCACCCTGCTGGGACTGGCGGCAGCCTTTGAGGCCGTCTTCTACATGCTGGAACATTACCGCTTCAGCATCAGCGAGCTGTGCGTCCTGGCGGCCGCCGTCTTCGCCGCCGTCCGTTATCTCGTCTTCGAGCTGTTCCTGCGCCTGACCGAACACCGCGGCGTGTTCCATTCGCTACTGGCGGTCGTCTTCTTCACGCTCCTGACCACCAGCCTCTCCTACCACTTCACCAGTGCTTCCCCGCGTCTGGCCTGGCTGCAGGGGCTGTTCGTCGGGCTGGGCTACTGCGTCCACCTGACCCTGGACGAGCTGTTCAGCGTCGATCTGCTCGGCGGGCGCCTGAAGCGTTCCTTCGGCACCGCCCTCAAGCCCTTTGGCCGGGATCTCAAGGCCACCCTGGCGATGGGGGCGCTGACCGTGGCGCTCGCCAACACCCTGCCGAATCCACAGATCCTGACGAACCTCTTGAGCCGGGAAACCCTGATCGAGCCGGTCCAGGAAAAATTATGGCCCGCCCGGGGCCGCTGGTTCGCCCAATGGCGCCACCCGCGGCCCCGGACGGGCCGTCTGTTGGTTCTGGAATGAGCCGTTTCTGCGCCGTTACGCCAGGGTCAGCACGACCTTGCCGATAGGATGCCGTTTTTCCAGGTATTCCTGGGCGGCGGCCGCTTCCTCCAGCGGGAAGGTCCTGGCCACCTGCACCTTGAGCCGGCCCTGATCGAACAGTTCGGCGGCGCTGGCGAGGATGTGGCCCTGGTGCTTTTCCCATTCCGGCAGTTCCAGCAGCACCGGCGTCAGCATCATTTCCAGGGAGATGCGCAGATTGCGGATCCGGGCGTCAGTCCAGTCGATGTCGGGAGGCGGCAGCAGGATGGTGACCAGATCGCCGTACACCCTGGCGGCGGCGCAGCACTGGCGGAACACGTCATCGCCCAGGGTGTCGAAAGCGACATCGACCCCTTCTCCCCCGGTCCAGGACCGGACCGCCTCGACCACGTCTTCGCTGCGGTAGCAAATCACCCGCTCGGCCCCCAGTTCCGCTACGAAACGGGCCTTGTCGTCGCTGCTGACCGAGCTCGCCACCCGGGCGCCGACGATCCTGGCCAGCTGGATGGCCATGTGGCCGACCCCACCGGCGCCGCCGGGAACCAGCACCGTCTGGCCGTTCTGCAAACGGGCCCGGTCGTAGAGGGCCTCCCAGGCGGTGATGAGCACTAAGGGGGCGGCGGCGGCATGAACGAAGTCCAGGGATTTCGGCTTGTGGGCCACCAGGGCTTCGTCCACCACGGCATACTCGGCATAGGTGCCCTGGCGGCCGTTGAAGCCGGGCTGGCAGAAATAGACTTCGTCCCCGGGCTTGAAGCGCGCCACGCCCGCCCCCACCTCGGTGACGACGCCGGCCCCGTCGCAACCGAGGATCGCCGGTTTCGTCACCGGAAAGCGGTCCAGGTCGTTGCGCATCTTGTAGTCGATGGGGTTGACCCCCACCGCCCGGATCTCCACCAGCACCTGATCGTCCCGTTCGATCCGGGGCCTGGGCATTTCCACCAGCTGCAGGACATTCGGGCCTCCGGCCCGTTCGGTCACGATCGCTTTCATGCTCGCCTCCCGTATTTCACTTTTTCCGGTAACCGTAAAGCCAGCGGGCGGTGGTGGTGCCGACGTTGCGGGCCGAATGCACCGCCCCGGCGGGGATGAACAGCTCTTCCCCCGGCTGGGGATGATACACCTTGCCGGCGATCTCGAATTCCATCTCTCCTTCCAGCACCATCACCAGCTCGTCCACGGCGTGGACGAAGTCCTCCCAGCGCTGCCTTGGGGGATCGACCCACAGATCGCAGCTGAAACCGCGAGCATGCCAGTCGCGGCAGACGGTTTCCATCTTGCGCTCGATGTCCATCGTCATCCCTCCGCGTCGATGAAATTCCGAACCGTGGCCAGATCGAACGGCCACCCCAGTTCCCGATCCTGCATTCTGTCGACCAGGACCGGAATCCGAACGCCGTAGCGCGCCGTCAGGTCGGCGTCAGCGGTGATGTCGATCTTGTCGAAGTCGCATCCGGCCTGCTTAAGCAACGCCTCGGCCTGCTCGCACAGGTGGCAGGCGGCGGTGCCGTACAATACCCAGCGCCTCACGCCGCCACCTCGTGGTCGCGGATCACCGCCAGAATGGCCGTCCCGTACCGTTCCCGTTTGGCGTCGCCGATGCCCACCACCTCCAGCAGCGCGTCGGGATCCCGGGGGCGACGCTCGACCAAGTCGGCGAGGGTGGCGTCACTGAAGATGATGTAGGGCGGCACCTGCTGCGCTTCCGCCAGCCGCCGGCGCAGCGCCCGCAACGCCGCCCACAGGCGCCTGCCGTCCTCATCCTCCGGCATTCCGGCCGAACGGCGGTCCTTTGTGGCCGCGGCCTTCCTCACCTGGGGATCGTGGCGCAGCCGCAGGGTTTCCTCCCCTCGCAGCAGCGGGCGGCATTTTTCCGTCAGGCGCAGGCCGCCGTGTCCCGCCATGTCCACGGCCAGGTAACCGGCGGCGGTGAGCTGGCGGAACACCGACTTCCACTGGGCGGCGCTGAGATGCCCGCCGATGCCGAAGGTGGACACCCGGTCGTGGCCGAACTGGCGGATGCGCTCGCCGGCCTGCCCCCGCAGCACGTCGATGAGGTAGTTGACGCCGAAGCGCTGGCCGGTGCGATAGACGCACGACAGGGCCATGCGGGCCTCACAGGTCGCCTCCCAGACGGCCGGCGGCTCCAGGCAGGTGTCGCAGTTGCCGCAGGGTTCGGCCAGGGTTTCGCCGAAATAGCGCAGCAGCACCTGACGGCGGCATTCGGTGGTTTCGCAGTACCCGAGCAGGGCCTCGAGCTTGTGGTGCTCGATGCGCTTGACGCGCGCGTCGGCCTGGGACTGAGCCAGCAACTGGCGCACCATGACCACGTCCTGGAGGCCGTAGAGCATCCAGGCTTCCGCCGGCAGCCCGTCGCGCCCGGCGCGGCCGGTTTCCTGATAATACGCCTCCAGGCTCTTGGGCAGGTCCAGATGGGCGACGAAACGCACGTCGGGCTTGTCGATGCCCATGCCGAAGGCCACCGTGGCCACCATCACCACCGCCTCCTCATGGAGGAAACGCTGCTGGTGGGCCGCCCGCGTTTCCGCCGCCAGACCGGCATGGTAGGGCAGCGCCGCAAATCCCGCCTGTTGCAGGAAACGGGCGGTGTCCTCGACCCGTTTGCGCGACAGGCAATAGACGATGCCGGCCTCGCCGCGGTGGCCCTCCAGAAAGGTCAGCAATTGTTTGCGTGGCGCGGCCTTGGGGGCGACCCGATAGCGGATGTTGGGACGATCGAAACTGGCGGCGAACACCCGCGCTTCCTTCAGCCGCAGGCGTTCCAGGATCTCGCCGCGGGTGGCGGCGTCGGCG comes from Methylomarinovum tepidoasis and encodes:
- a CDS encoding putative lipoprotein; amino-acid sequence: MPVVTRAWVPLAVLLLLLTACSFSESSKVFSKSVSSPFSWSSDSSSPAKEKKYQEEVADYTSAYVRSTAKETDIERFRKGLAEIAARIGIPDWENHPATFYGIGQGLRKAGLEGIEYETFKKNLAGDDYAKIQDIDKGYQGKVYVREGD
- a CDS encoding metal-dependent hydrolase; translated protein: MANFKTHLGAATLISGAAATTVADIGLVDAHQAPLLFALGVLGGLLPDIDADNSTPVRLVFTLLGLAAAFEAVFYMLEHYRFSISELCVLAAAVFAAVRYLVFELFLRLTEHRGVFHSLLAVVFFTLLTTSLSYHFTSASPRLAWLQGLFVGLGYCVHLTLDELFSVDLLGGRLKRSFGTALKPFGRDLKATLAMGALTVALANTLPNPQILTNLLSRETLIEPVQEKLWPARGRWFAQWRHPRPRTGRLLVLE
- a CDS encoding zinc-dependent alcohol dehydrogenase family protein codes for the protein MKAIVTERAGGPNVLQLVEMPRPRIERDDQVLVEIRAVGVNPIDYKMRNDLDRFPVTKPAILGCDGAGVVTEVGAGVARFKPGDEVYFCQPGFNGRQGTYAEYAVVDEALVAHKPKSLDFVHAAAAPLVLITAWEALYDRARLQNGQTVLVPGGAGGVGHMAIQLARIVGARVASSVSSDDKARFVAELGAERVICYRSEDVVEAVRSWTGGEGVDVAFDTLGDDVFRQCCAAARVYGDLVTILLPPPDIDWTDARIRNLRISLEMMLTPVLLELPEWEKHQGHILASAAELFDQGRLKVQVARTFPLEEAAAAQEYLEKRHPIGKVVLTLA
- a CDS encoding cupin domain-containing protein, which translates into the protein MDIERKMETVCRDWHARGFSCDLWVDPPRQRWEDFVHAVDELVMVLEGEMEFEIAGKVYHPQPGEELFIPAGAVHSARNVGTTTARWLYGYRKK
- a CDS encoding glutaredoxin family protein codes for the protein MRRWVLYGTAACHLCEQAEALLKQAGCDFDKIDITADADLTARYGVRIPVLVDRMQDRELGWPFDLATVRNFIDAEG
- the recQ gene encoding DNA helicase RecQ; translation: MSPEHLLQHVFGYQQFRGHQREIIDHVAGGGDALVLMPTGGGKSLCYQIPALLRPGTAVVVSPLIALMQDQVSALEQLGVKAAFINSSLPREEIRAREQRLLRGEYDLVYVAPERLCSEAFLDKLARIPLALLAIDEAHCVSQWGHDFRPEYLQLAVLAERFPGVPRIALTATADAATRGEILERLRLKEARVFAASFDRPNIRYRVAPKAAPRKQLLTFLEGHRGEAGIVYCLSRKRVEDTARFLQQAGFAALPYHAGLAAETRAAHQQRFLHEEAVVMVATVAFGMGIDKPDVRFVAHLDLPKSLEAYYQETGRAGRDGLPAEAWMLYGLQDVVMVRQLLAQSQADARVKRIEHHKLEALLGYCETTECRRQVLLRYFGETLAEPCGNCDTCLEPPAVWEATCEARMALSCVYRTGQRFGVNYLIDVLRGQAGERIRQFGHDRVSTFGIGGHLSAAQWKSVFRQLTAAGYLAVDMAGHGGLRLTEKCRPLLRGEETLRLRHDPQVRKAAATKDRRSAGMPEDEDGRRLWAALRALRRRLAEAQQVPPYIIFSDATLADLVERRPRDPDALLEVVGIGDAKRERYGTAILAVIRDHEVAA